Proteins from one Paraburkholderia acidisoli genomic window:
- the gmd gene encoding GDP-mannose 4,6-dehydratase, whose product MNERRKAIITGVSGQDGAYLTRLLLDKGYHVTGTYRRTSSVNFWRMSELGILDHPSLELVEHDLTDAGSTMRLVERAKAQEVYNLAAQSFVGVSFDQPVTTAEVTGIGALNLLEAIRVVNPRMRFYQASTSEMFGKVQAVPQCEDTAFYPRSPYGIAKLFAHWSTVNYRESYDIFATSGILFNHESPLRGREFVTRKITDAVAKIKLGKQNMLELGNLDAKRDWGYASEYVEGMWRMLQADEPDTYVLATGRTETVRDFVKMAFSAAGFQLEWSGKGERETGICVATGRKLVSVSPRFYRPAEVDLLIGSAEKAREKLGWQPQTTLEQLCQMMVTADLTRNERHDTF is encoded by the coding sequence ATGAACGAACGACGCAAAGCCATCATCACCGGCGTGTCCGGCCAGGACGGTGCTTACCTCACGCGCCTTTTGCTCGACAAGGGCTACCACGTGACCGGCACGTACCGCCGCACCAGCTCGGTCAACTTCTGGCGCATGAGCGAACTCGGAATTCTCGATCATCCCTCCCTCGAACTGGTCGAGCACGATCTCACCGACGCGGGCTCGACGATGCGTCTCGTCGAGCGCGCCAAGGCGCAAGAGGTGTACAACCTCGCCGCGCAAAGCTTCGTGGGCGTGTCGTTCGATCAACCGGTCACCACCGCCGAAGTCACGGGCATCGGCGCACTCAATCTGCTCGAAGCGATTCGCGTGGTGAATCCGCGCATGCGCTTCTATCAGGCTTCGACCTCCGAAATGTTCGGCAAGGTGCAGGCCGTGCCGCAATGCGAGGACACGGCGTTTTATCCGCGCAGCCCTTATGGCATCGCCAAGCTGTTCGCCCACTGGTCGACGGTCAACTATCGCGAGTCCTACGACATCTTCGCGACGAGCGGCATTCTCTTCAATCACGAGTCGCCGCTACGTGGCCGCGAATTCGTGACGCGCAAGATCACCGACGCCGTGGCGAAGATCAAGCTCGGCAAGCAGAACATGCTCGAACTCGGCAACCTCGACGCCAAGCGCGACTGGGGTTACGCCTCCGAATATGTGGAAGGCATGTGGCGCATGCTGCAAGCCGATGAACCCGACACCTACGTGCTCGCCACGGGCCGCACCGAAACCGTGCGCGATTTCGTGAAGATGGCCTTTTCCGCCGCGGGCTTCCAGCTCGAATGGTCAGGCAAGGGCGAGCGCGAGACCGGCATTTGCGTGGCCACGGGCCGCAAGCTCGTGAGCGTGAGCCCGCGCTTCTATCGTCCCGCCGAAGTCGATCTGCTGATCGGTTCTGCCGAAAAGGCGCGCGAGAAACTCGGCTGGCAGCCGCAAACCACGCTCGAACAACTTTGCCAGATGATGGTCACGGCCGACCTCACGCGCAACGAACGCCATGACACGTTCTGA
- a CDS encoding GDP-mannose 4,6-dehydratase translates to MTRSDNPAPSKQPHALITGIGGFTGRYMAARLAADGYRLWGTVRDNEHVPEGVTPLAADLLDTQSLAHAVEAAQPDVVVHLAAVANVASSDVARTYVVNVVGTRNLLEALAKQRKTPRAVLLASSANVYGNATNGVIDETVAPQPANDYAVSKLAMEYVAKRWNDTLPIIVARPFNYTGVGQTVDFLIPKIVEHYARGEERISLGNIHVARDFSDVRDVVDSYARLIAAAPRGATVNVCSGRGHTLGALLDMLSRIAGYDIDVHIDPRFVRANEVRQLIGSNAKLRSVVGDSTRKRLEETLRWMYDEARERLLETQ, encoded by the coding sequence ATGACACGTTCTGATAACCCGGCTCCTTCGAAGCAGCCGCACGCGCTCATCACGGGTATCGGCGGCTTCACCGGGCGCTACATGGCCGCCCGCCTCGCGGCGGACGGCTATCGCCTCTGGGGCACCGTGCGTGACAACGAACACGTGCCCGAGGGCGTCACGCCGCTCGCCGCCGATCTGCTCGACACCCAGTCGCTCGCGCATGCCGTGGAAGCCGCGCAGCCCGATGTGGTCGTGCACCTCGCCGCCGTGGCCAACGTCGCGAGCAGCGATGTCGCGCGCACCTATGTGGTCAACGTGGTCGGCACGCGCAACCTGCTGGAGGCGCTCGCGAAGCAGCGCAAGACGCCGCGCGCCGTGCTGCTCGCGAGCAGCGCCAACGTCTATGGCAACGCCACCAACGGCGTGATCGACGAAACCGTGGCGCCGCAACCGGCCAACGACTACGCGGTCAGCAAACTCGCGATGGAGTACGTCGCGAAGCGCTGGAACGACACGCTGCCGATCATCGTTGCGCGGCCGTTCAACTACACCGGCGTGGGCCAGACGGTCGACTTCCTGATCCCGAAGATCGTCGAACATTACGCGCGGGGCGAAGAGCGCATTTCGCTCGGCAATATCCACGTGGCGCGCGACTTCTCCGATGTGCGGGATGTCGTGGACAGCTACGCCAGACTGATTGCCGCCGCGCCGCGCGGCGCGACCGTCAACGTCTGCTCGGGCCGCGGCCATACGCTCGGAGCGTTGCTCGACATGCTGTCGCGCATTGCCGGTTACGACATCGACGTGCACATCGATCCGCGTTTCGTGCGCGCCAACGAAGTGCGCCAGCTCATCGGCTCGAATGCGAAGCTGCGCTCGGTGGTGGGCGACAGCACGCGCAAACGGCTCGAAGAGACCTTGCGCTGGATGTACGACGAAGCGCGCGAACGTCTGCTCGAAACGCAATGA